From the Actinomycetota bacterium genome, one window contains:
- a CDS encoding amino acid permease, whose product MEETARIDGHLAKTLSRWELLAIGLGAVIGWSWVIYSGIWSSDGGTLGGILAFVACGLLCSFVGLVYAELTSAFPRAGGEVIFAFEGIGERAAIAVSWGMILLWGGLIVIETLMFPVILEGFGINVPKFGELYSIGGSPVYLSYLLVSLLGNAVFACLNFRGAKISGVFQTFAVAVLLIAALFFAGSGVIKGSPQNAKPLFGELDGLALVFLMVPGFLSGFNAIPQASEETAVSSRSMGRLVVYTVWGSVLFYVLIILGLGFAADLTLRSGEGLVVLDAIDQLFGGSDVARIFVTFAALMGMLTTWNAAYMAGSRLILGLARAKFIPERIAVIHPKHRTPSRIITMLFLFSTAFCLLGTSKAIYVGIVNIFSLFLVVTWMLVSISFLRLRSRRPDLERPYRVPAGKFIGWVATIFAAAYILVYTPISPGGLSWGEWLATGVIILVMIITYFAWNARKGYLAPEERRRRLTAT is encoded by the coding sequence ATGGAGGAAACAGCGCGCATAGACGGCCATCTCGCAAAAACGCTTTCCAGGTGGGAGCTGTTGGCCATCGGGTTGGGGGCGGTGATCGGATGGTCCTGGGTCATCTATTCGGGGATATGGAGCTCGGACGGGGGAACGCTCGGAGGCATCCTCGCTTTTGTGGCCTGCGGCCTGCTCTGCAGTTTTGTAGGCCTGGTATACGCCGAGCTCACATCCGCATTTCCTCGCGCTGGAGGGGAAGTCATTTTCGCTTTTGAGGGCATAGGTGAAAGGGCTGCCATTGCGGTGTCCTGGGGCATGATCCTTCTGTGGGGAGGACTGATAGTCATAGAAACATTGATGTTTCCCGTAATACTGGAAGGCTTTGGCATTAATGTCCCCAAGTTCGGCGAACTGTACAGCATAGGAGGCTCCCCTGTCTATTTGAGTTATCTGCTGGTTTCGTTGTTGGGCAACGCTGTTTTTGCATGCTTGAATTTCCGTGGTGCTAAGATATCAGGTGTCTTTCAGACATTCGCCGTTGCCGTGCTCCTGATTGCCGCCCTGTTCTTTGCGGGCAGCGGCGTCATCAAGGGCTCGCCTCAGAACGCCAAACCTCTCTTTGGAGAACTGGATGGGCTGGCCTTGGTGTTTCTCATGGTGCCCGGGTTTTTATCCGGTTTCAACGCCATACCGCAAGCATCCGAGGAAACGGCGGTGAGCAGCAGAAGCATGGGGAGACTGGTGGTCTACACCGTTTGGGGATCCGTCCTCTTCTACGTGCTCATAATCCTCGGTCTTGGCTTTGCTGCCGACCTCACGCTGAGGTCTGGCGAAGGGCTGGTGGTCCTGGATGCCATCGATCAGCTTTTCGGCGGTTCAGATGTCGCAAGGATTTTCGTCACCTTTGCAGCCTTGATGGGCATGCTGACGACGTGGAACGCGGCCTATATGGCCGGCAGCAGGCTCATCCTGGGACTTGCGCGCGCGAAGTTCATCCCGGAGAGGATAGCGGTGATACACCCGAAACACAGGACTCCCTCGCGCATCATCACCATGCTCTTCCTTTTCAGTACCGCCTTCTGTCTGCTCGGCACCAGCAAGGCCATCTATGTAGGGATTGTGAATATCTTTTCCCTGTTCCTGGTGGTGACTTGGATGTTGGTCTCGATATCTTTTCTCAGGCTGCGGTCGAGGAGGCCCGATCTGGAAAGGCCCTATCGAGTGCCTGCAGGGAAGTTTATAGGATGGGTGGCAACCATTTTTGCCGCTGCGTATATCCTGGTATATACGCCTATAAGCCCGGGCGGCCTGAGCTGGGGTGAATGGCTGGCTACAGGGGTTATCATCTTGGTGATGATCATCACTTATTTCGCTTGGAACGCCAGGAAAGGTTATCTTGCGCCCGAAGAAAGGAGGAGGAGGCTCACCGCGACATGA
- a CDS encoding TetR/AcrR family transcriptional regulator gives MAGIKSDSRDKKRKKIIETAAKEFVKKGYQRANINHIAEMSGIGKGTIYLYFKNKEDLYIQALRESNDAWMEKAKAIVESEGDSLEALVELLKLDVLLGVRHKELAQLWITSFFGDNRHFAGTAASVLQEYYQLVEDLVKKCIEEGVFRDVDPVVTSYMLLGFSELTIAFYDTLFRQLGDVELVFAKIADVMLNGLKARQDREVKPASSKKNVSKKARGKPPANT, from the coding sequence ATGGCCGGTATAAAATCCGATTCTAGAGACAAGAAGAGGAAGAAGATAATCGAAACGGCGGCCAAAGAATTCGTAAAAAAAGGCTACCAGAGAGCGAACATCAACCACATCGCCGAAATGAGCGGTATCGGTAAGGGCACCATATATCTCTATTTCAAGAACAAAGAAGACCTCTATATTCAGGCCCTGCGCGAAAGCAATGACGCATGGATGGAAAAGGCGAAGGCAATAGTCGAGTCGGAAGGAGATAGCCTGGAAGCGCTCGTCGAGCTGCTTAAACTCGATGTTCTCCTGGGAGTCAGGCATAAAGAACTGGCCCAGCTCTGGATCACCTCGTTTTTCGGCGACAACCGTCATTTCGCAGGTACCGCGGCTTCGGTCCTGCAGGAGTATTACCAGCTCGTAGAGGACCTGGTTAAGAAGTGCATTGAGGAGGGTGTGTTCCGTGATGTCGACCCCGTCGTAACCTCATATATGTTGCTCGGGTTCAGCGAGTTGACCATTGCTTTCTACGACACTCTCTTCAGACAACTCGGAGATGTCGAGCTCGTCTTCGCCAAGATAGCCGATGTCATGCTCAATGGCTTGAAAGCGAGGCAGGATCGCGAGGTGAAACCGGCTTCTTCGAAAAAGAACGTTTCAAAAAAAGCCCGGGGGAAACCCCCGGCAAATACCTGA
- a CDS encoding amylo-alpha-1,6-glucosidase, protein MEEMVPGEGSLCLESSGGLPFIVSEVPRQSLIIKEGEYFLYTYENGDMSHGNRAGLGLYYRDTRFLSSLETRVEGMPPLFLSSSVERGYMANIHLSNPDIISDGEAVIPQDSVSIRRSRLIRNGLIERLYIRNYHIAPVHLSFSLAFTSDFADIFEVRGMRREKRGRLHRPRVENGAFVLSYTGTDRMRRSTRIVFSRRPDGWRLGRAGVEVTFHFLLNQYELELLELHVIPLEEGEEKELVGFSEARADLRRSYEEWVEPATRIDTDNNVFDLIIQRSVRDLRALHTRTRYGDIIVGGVPWYSAPFGRDALITCYEALMLKPDLARDSLHFLAAFQGREVDDWRDEEPGKILHEIRQGEMARRGEIPHTPYYGSVDSTPLFLLLLTEYLKWTDDMDTFNALEDNVEAALRWIDEYGDLDGDGLVEYSRRSERGLTNQFWKDSGDSILLPGGRLPCPPVATVETQGYVYYAKRRLGELYIFQGDLEKGKRLVGEAEELRRRVEELFWDEELGFYVIALDGEKRPVRAVSSNGGHLLFTGLPAPERAHRVIARLTDNDMFSGWGIRTLSTREFYYNPISYHNGSIWPHDNAIILKGVKRYGERDALLGVVEGIYRAAVSMNDLRLPELFCGFRRGRFAEPVPYPVACSPQAWASGAIFLILQSLLGLSPDAAKGVLYVNNPCLPPWLEKVTLRNLRVGQARLSLLFRREEEVTVFSVIDKQGDVRVVMEE, encoded by the coding sequence ATGGAGGAGATGGTCCCGGGTGAAGGTTCCCTGTGTCTCGAGAGCAGCGGCGGGTTACCCTTCATCGTCAGCGAGGTGCCCCGGCAGTCCCTGATCATCAAGGAGGGAGAGTACTTCCTCTACACCTATGAGAACGGGGACATGTCCCACGGCAACCGGGCCGGACTGGGCCTCTATTACCGCGACACCCGTTTCCTCTCCAGCCTGGAGACGCGGGTGGAGGGCATGCCCCCGCTGTTCCTCTCCTCCTCCGTGGAGCGCGGGTATATGGCCAACATCCACCTCTCCAACCCCGACATCATCTCCGACGGCGAGGCGGTGATCCCGCAGGACTCCGTGAGCATCCGGCGCAGCCGGCTCATCCGCAACGGGCTCATCGAACGGCTCTATATCCGCAACTATCATATAGCCCCCGTGCACCTCAGCTTCAGCCTCGCCTTCACCTCCGACTTCGCGGACATCTTCGAGGTGCGCGGCATGCGCCGGGAGAAACGCGGCCGCCTGCACCGCCCCCGGGTGGAGAACGGCGCCTTCGTGCTCTCCTACACCGGCACCGACCGCATGCGGCGCAGCACGCGCATCGTCTTCTCGCGCCGGCCCGACGGATGGCGGCTGGGACGGGCGGGGGTAGAGGTGACCTTCCATTTCCTCCTCAACCAGTACGAGTTGGAGCTCCTCGAGCTTCACGTGATCCCCCTGGAGGAAGGGGAGGAAAAGGAGCTGGTCGGTTTCAGCGAAGCCCGCGCCGATCTCCGCCGTTCCTACGAGGAATGGGTGGAGCCGGCCACCCGCATCGATACCGACAATAACGTCTTCGACCTCATCATCCAGCGCAGCGTGCGCGATCTCAGGGCCCTGCACACCCGCACCCGCTACGGGGATATCATCGTGGGGGGAGTGCCGTGGTACTCGGCGCCTTTCGGGCGAGACGCCCTCATCACCTGCTATGAGGCCCTCATGCTCAAGCCGGACCTGGCGCGCGACAGCCTCCACTTCCTCGCCGCCTTCCAGGGCAGAGAGGTGGACGACTGGCGGGACGAGGAGCCGGGTAAGATCCTGCACGAGATCAGGCAGGGCGAGATGGCGCGGAGAGGGGAGATCCCCCATACCCCCTACTACGGCTCCGTTGATTCCACGCCCCTTTTCCTCCTCCTGCTCACCGAGTACCTGAAATGGACCGACGACATGGACACCTTCAACGCCCTGGAGGATAACGTGGAAGCGGCGCTGCGGTGGATCGACGAGTACGGAGACCTGGACGGCGACGGCCTGGTGGAATACAGCCGCCGCAGCGAGAGGGGTCTCACCAACCAGTTCTGGAAAGATTCCGGGGACTCCATTCTCCTGCCCGGGGGTAGGCTCCCCTGCCCGCCCGTGGCCACGGTGGAGACCCAGGGATACGTCTATTACGCCAAGCGCCGACTGGGAGAACTCTACATCTTCCAGGGTGATCTGGAGAAGGGGAAGCGGCTGGTGGGGGAGGCGGAGGAGCTGCGCCGCCGCGTGGAGGAGCTCTTCTGGGACGAGGAGCTTGGGTTCTACGTCATCGCGCTGGACGGGGAGAAAAGGCCCGTGCGCGCGGTGTCCTCCAACGGGGGGCACTTGCTCTTCACCGGCCTGCCGGCGCCGGAGCGTGCGCACCGGGTCATCGCGCGCCTCACCGACAACGACATGTTCTCGGGCTGGGGCATCCGCACCCTGAGCACGCGCGAGTTCTACTACAATCCCATAAGTTACCATAACGGCAGCATCTGGCCGCACGACAACGCCATCATCCTCAAGGGCGTCAAGCGCTACGGCGAGCGCGACGCCCTCCTGGGGGTGGTGGAGGGGATCTATCGAGCCGCCGTGAGCATGAACGACCTGCGCCTGCCGGAGCTCTTTTGCGGCTTCAGGCGGGGGCGTTTCGCCGAACCCGTTCCCTACCCCGTGGCGTGCAGCCCCCAGGCATGGGCATCCGGCGCCATATTCCTCATCCTGCAGTCGCTGCTGGGGCTCTCCCCTGACGCCGCCAAGGGTGTGCTCTACGTCAACAACCCCTGCCTCCCTCCCTGGCTGGAGAAGGTCACCCTGCGCAACCTGCGCGTAGGTCAGGCTAGGCTGTCTTTACTCTTCCGCCGCGAGGAAGAGGTCACCGTCTTCAGCGTCATCGACAAGCAGGGCGACGTGCGCGTGGTCATGGAGGAATAG
- a CDS encoding glycosyltransferase family 4 protein: MRIAMVAPVWIPIPPDGYGGIERVLKLLVDELVDRGEEVTLFAAGDCRTRARQRIVLEHAPTQHMGETLFDALHVGQAYREISAGGFDIVHDHSGFLGPAFAGLLPLPVVHTLHGPFTRDTRLFYENFKNDCWYVAISRKQMDGCPGLNYLGVVPNGVDVEEYRLQGEKDDYLVCVSRICEAKGTENAVRLALKTGHRILLAGKIDPGADREYFETRVKPLLDGERAVYLGEVSQEEKVRLVSRARAFIFPIQWEEPFGLVMAEALACGTPVLATRWGAVPEVVEHGVTGFLADTPEELEPYLERIDEIDPAACRRAAEERFSPRAMADSYLEIYRKALEAEALMGSDLRSSIMT; the protein is encoded by the coding sequence TTGCGTATCGCCATGGTGGCGCCGGTATGGATACCCATCCCCCCCGATGGATACGGGGGGATAGAGAGAGTGCTCAAGCTGCTGGTCGACGAACTGGTGGATCGGGGCGAGGAGGTGACCCTTTTCGCGGCGGGCGATTGCAGGACCCGCGCCCGGCAGCGCATCGTGCTCGAACATGCTCCCACGCAGCATATGGGCGAGACCCTTTTCGACGCCCTCCACGTGGGGCAGGCCTACCGGGAGATCAGCGCCGGCGGTTTCGACATCGTCCACGACCATTCCGGCTTCCTGGGCCCGGCCTTCGCCGGCCTGCTGCCGCTGCCCGTGGTCCATACCCTCCACGGGCCCTTCACCCGCGACACGCGGCTCTTTTACGAGAACTTCAAGAACGACTGCTGGTACGTGGCCATCAGCCGCAAGCAGATGGACGGGTGCCCGGGCCTGAACTACTTGGGAGTGGTGCCCAACGGGGTGGACGTCGAGGAGTACCGCCTCCAGGGGGAGAAGGATGACTACCTGGTCTGCGTGAGCCGCATATGCGAAGCCAAGGGTACGGAGAACGCCGTGCGCCTGGCCCTTAAGACGGGCCACCGCATCCTCCTGGCGGGAAAGATCGACCCCGGGGCGGACCGGGAATATTTCGAGACGCGCGTGAAGCCGCTCCTGGACGGCGAGCGCGCCGTCTACCTGGGGGAGGTGTCCCAGGAGGAGAAGGTGCGGCTGGTATCGCGAGCCCGCGCCTTCATCTTCCCCATCCAGTGGGAGGAGCCCTTCGGCCTGGTGATGGCCGAAGCCCTGGCGTGCGGTACGCCGGTGCTGGCCACGCGCTGGGGGGCGGTGCCCGAGGTGGTGGAACACGGGGTGACCGGGTTCCTCGCCGATACCCCCGAGGAGCTAGAGCCCTACCTGGAACGTATTGACGAGATAGACCCGGCGGCCTGCCGGCGCGCGGCGGAGGAGCGCTTCAGCCCGCGCGCCATGGCCGACAGCTATCTCGAGATATACCGCAAAGCCCTGGAGGCGGAGGCCCTAATGGGGTCAGATCTTCGATCTTCGATCATGACATGA
- a CDS encoding FAD-dependent monooxygenase: protein MHYDAMVIGAGPAGCMAARTLTRAGFKVLLLEKERIPRDKACGGFLPPGAVRMVEESFGPIPADCLAQDPEMLGARLLCEGGGEYELPFPSPGLAVDRRRFDAFLAEECGAELRDGREVEEFTALRFNVHLVAVGEEGREELSSTYLVAADGADSLSLRLLRPEFHRLYAVPALGYGMLVSGEGDLDWDPRWMGLALLRRGSGLARFFRRGDLVVLAVNIMPGREWKVELDRLMVFLRERVGLRMEGEMVRRTAASNRMGSAGHYNLGAGCALLAGEAAGLLDPWGFGIRLALESGRVAAESLVESAGERITPHVRYRYRMRGILEREAGQRKKLGGLVGELDTSSLSSGKNARRDFNGVRSSIFGHDRTQRLSLASRLHRRSKM, encoded by the coding sequence TTGCACTACGACGCGATGGTCATCGGGGCGGGTCCAGCCGGCTGCATGGCGGCCCGCACCTTGACGCGGGCGGGCTTTAAGGTGCTGCTGCTGGAGAAGGAGAGGATACCCAGGGACAAGGCCTGCGGTGGGTTCCTGCCCCCCGGCGCGGTTCGGATGGTGGAGGAATCCTTCGGCCCCATACCCGCCGACTGCCTAGCGCAGGATCCGGAGATGCTGGGTGCCCGCCTGCTGTGCGAGGGAGGAGGGGAATACGAGCTGCCTTTCCCCTCTCCCGGGCTCGCGGTGGACCGCCGCCGTTTCGACGCCTTTCTGGCCGAGGAGTGCGGCGCCGAGCTCAGGGATGGCAGGGAGGTCGAGGAGTTCACCGCCCTGCGGTTCAACGTGCACCTGGTGGCCGTGGGGGAGGAGGGGCGCGAGGAACTGTCGTCCACCTACCTGGTGGCGGCGGACGGCGCCGATTCCCTTTCCCTGCGCCTGCTGCGTCCGGAGTTTCACCGCCTGTACGCCGTCCCCGCCCTGGGGTACGGCATGCTGGTGAGCGGCGAGGGGGATCTGGACTGGGACCCGCGCTGGATGGGGCTGGCCTTGCTGCGCAGGGGCAGCGGCCTGGCACGCTTCTTCAGGCGCGGCGACCTGGTGGTGTTGGCGGTGAACATCATGCCTGGCAGGGAATGGAAAGTGGAGCTGGACCGACTCATGGTCTTCCTGCGCGAGCGGGTGGGCCTGCGTATGGAGGGGGAGATGGTGCGCAGGACGGCGGCCTCCAACCGTATGGGGTCGGCGGGCCACTACAACCTGGGCGCGGGATGCGCGTTGCTGGCGGGGGAGGCGGCCGGGCTGCTGGATCCCTGGGGGTTCGGCATCAGGCTGGCCCTGGAGAGCGGCCGTGTGGCGGCGGAATCCCTGGTGGAGAGCGCGGGGGAGCGCATCACTCCCCACGTGCGCTACCGCTACCGCATGCGGGGGATCCTGGAGAGGGAGGCCGGCCAGCGCAAGAAACTAGGCGGGCTGGTTGGCGAACTCGACACCTCCTCCCTCTCCTCAGGGAAGAACGCCCGCCGCGATTTTAATGGGGTCAGATCTTCGATCTTCGGTCACGACAGAACCCAGCGCCTTTCCCTTGCATCCCGACTCCATCGAAGATCGAAGATGTGA
- a CDS encoding metal-sensitive transcriptional regulator, which translates to MPKNDDTREAILRRLHRVEGQVRGIIRMVEEGKDCEEVLTQVAAARSAMDRVGIHIITHRMKECLKDNPPESLEEAVSDAIDIFRRFSSSLGPVPPD; encoded by the coding sequence ATGCCGAAAAATGACGACACCAGGGAGGCCATCCTGCGCAGGCTGCACCGCGTGGAGGGCCAGGTGCGTGGGATAATCCGCATGGTGGAGGAGGGCAAGGACTGCGAGGAGGTGCTCACCCAGGTGGCGGCGGCGCGCTCGGCCATGGACCGCGTGGGCATCCACATCATCACTCACCGTATGAAGGAGTGCCTGAAGGACAACCCGCCGGAATCCCTCGAGGAGGCGGTGAGCGACGCCATCGACATCTTCCGCCGCTTCAGCTCCAGCCTCGGGCCCGTCCCCCCGGATTGA
- a CDS encoding FAD-binding oxidoreductase, protein MSGASDERDTRTAGTVDVSVASSGRGAEGIRREGPIGAYGEAGGGLSAPGNGGGTGDSGFAPAGTGSRTRVRPAAFAALAGVLKGKGNGGGKASTEAAPSRGGLPRDALDELERRFGERFSADPVERYIYSRDMGEFPTLVGRLVGGVARAVVQAESEEELAWLCGFSSRHGIPLTPRAAATSGYGGAIPVNGGVVVDLTRMNHVLAIDEEEPSVLVEPGVVWWDLERRLRGRGFALRSYPSSAPSSTVGGWVAEGGSGIGAYRYGGIADSVRELRVVSHAGARAVNDPHELSLYVGSEGILGFISAVRVAVRRAVSDEPHLFSFPSPEAAQRFVASLAGTELPVYHLQLITPRLASLKNSVSDTPYLPEDSYLALAVLEKEEKKGKEGKEDGDGKDKNPPHGEELARLAASAGGVRVEEHAAEREWEERLYPMRIKKAGPSLVPAEARVPTSRAGALLAEVARRLPELALEVVVGGDGMSVFLGFIPCDSRAADFTTDYTASLEFLRLAEKHGGAPYGTGLYFVGKAGKSMGMARRRRLREAKGEVDPACLLNPGKLVDTCADSPRLRALRAMMAAAELTLPLAAPARGLVPHVRLMRRRLPEKVEEAAFTCAQCGYCKEGCTLYAGRGWESASPRGKMQYLRGYARGEVPLTEEMADTFLLCTTCKKCDLACQTDLPIESVWEEMRGELIAEGKFNTFPPFEMMGASYDLENNIWAGFAQDRDAWLPEDIKPAASGPVLYWAGCTASYVEQDIARGAARILKEGGIDFAYLGKDETCCGVPFLMSGKWDVFEKAVRKNIRNIRERGVKTIYTSCPGCWVTLAHHYREWAEKLGLEWDVEVKHITEVAAELVRDGKLNFKREIPMKVTWHDPCHIGRHGGIYEEPREVLEAIPGLELTEMEHNREDGLCCGSVLTLIGETRPTSGRIAHARLEEARASGAEAVVTTCPCCEFQLRVWNAAEGNGMKVLDFAAVVAEALGEELEDPDPRVQDSWAVFDVMIQLMTPQGMADFMWEFLDSISPLLVRAMRLGRKLPGPLKRAMFAAADRAMPPLMPRMLPVMMPWMLPRMMPLMEAKMPTMTESMRELMPDILPRVMERIMPYMMPRILRCMMG, encoded by the coding sequence ATGAGCGGCGCGTCGGATGAGCGTGATACCAGGACGGCCGGTACGGTCGATGTGAGCGTGGCGAGCTCGGGCCGCGGGGCGGAAGGTATCCGACGGGAGGGGCCCATCGGCGCTTACGGCGAGGCAGGTGGAGGGCTCTCCGCTCCCGGAAACGGGGGAGGCACCGGCGACAGCGGGTTTGCTCCCGCGGGAACAGGCTCGCGTACGCGCGTGCGGCCGGCGGCCTTTGCCGCGCTCGCCGGCGTCCTGAAGGGAAAGGGAAACGGCGGCGGTAAGGCGTCGACCGAAGCGGCGCCGTCAAGGGGCGGTCTTCCCCGCGACGCCCTGGACGAGCTCGAGCGCCGCTTCGGCGAGCGCTTCAGCGCCGACCCCGTGGAGCGCTACATCTATTCCCGCGACATGGGAGAATTTCCCACCCTGGTGGGCAGGCTGGTGGGCGGCGTTGCCAGGGCAGTGGTCCAGGCCGAGAGCGAAGAGGAGCTGGCGTGGCTATGCGGGTTCTCCTCGCGGCACGGCATCCCCCTCACCCCCCGCGCCGCCGCCACCAGCGGTTACGGGGGCGCCATCCCCGTGAACGGCGGGGTGGTGGTGGACCTCACGCGTATGAACCATGTCCTGGCCATCGACGAGGAGGAGCCCTCGGTGCTGGTGGAGCCCGGCGTGGTATGGTGGGACCTGGAAAGGCGGCTGCGCGGACGCGGTTTCGCGCTGCGCTCCTATCCCTCCAGCGCTCCATCCTCCACGGTGGGGGGATGGGTGGCCGAGGGCGGTTCCGGCATCGGCGCCTACCGTTACGGGGGCATCGCGGACAGCGTGCGTGAGCTGCGCGTGGTGAGCCATGCCGGCGCGCGCGCGGTGAACGACCCCCACGAGCTCTCCCTCTACGTGGGCTCCGAGGGCATCCTGGGGTTCATCTCCGCGGTGAGGGTCGCGGTGCGCCGTGCGGTTTCCGACGAGCCCCATCTCTTTTCCTTCCCCTCCCCCGAGGCCGCGCAGCGTTTCGTCGCCTCCCTCGCGGGAACAGAGCTCCCCGTGTACCACCTCCAGTTGATCACCCCCCGGCTCGCCTCCCTCAAGAACAGCGTGTCCGATACCCCCTACCTCCCGGAGGACTCGTACCTGGCGTTGGCGGTGCTGGAGAAAGAGGAGAAAAAGGGAAAAGAGGGCAAAGAGGACGGGGACGGAAAAGACAAAAACCCGCCCCACGGCGAGGAGCTCGCGCGCCTGGCCGCCTCCGCGGGAGGCGTGCGGGTGGAGGAGCACGCGGCGGAGCGCGAGTGGGAGGAGAGGCTCTATCCCATGCGCATCAAGAAGGCCGGCCCGTCCCTGGTTCCCGCCGAGGCCAGGGTCCCCACCTCCAGGGCGGGCGCTCTCCTGGCCGAGGTGGCCAGGCGCCTCCCGGAGCTGGCCCTGGAGGTGGTGGTGGGAGGGGACGGCATGTCCGTGTTCCTGGGCTTCATCCCCTGCGACTCGCGCGCGGCGGATTTCACCACCGATTACACCGCCTCCCTGGAGTTCCTACGCCTCGCGGAAAAGCACGGCGGCGCCCCCTACGGCACCGGCCTCTATTTCGTGGGCAAGGCGGGAAAGAGCATGGGGATGGCCAGGCGGCGCAGGCTGCGGGAAGCCAAGGGGGAGGTCGACCCCGCATGCCTCCTCAACCCCGGCAAGCTCGTGGACACCTGCGCCGACTCCCCCCGCCTGCGCGCCCTGCGCGCCATGATGGCCGCGGCGGAGCTCACCCTTCCCCTGGCCGCCCCCGCCCGCGGGCTGGTCCCCCACGTGCGCCTCATGCGCCGCCGCCTGCCCGAGAAGGTGGAGGAGGCCGCCTTCACCTGCGCCCAGTGCGGCTACTGCAAGGAGGGCTGCACCCTCTACGCGGGGCGGGGATGGGAGAGCGCCTCCCCGCGGGGCAAGATGCAGTACCTGCGCGGCTACGCGCGCGGCGAGGTGCCGCTGACCGAGGAGATGGCGGACACCTTCCTCCTCTGCACCACCTGCAAGAAGTGCGATCTCGCCTGCCAGACCGACCTGCCCATCGAGTCGGTGTGGGAGGAGATGCGGGGCGAGCTCATCGCCGAGGGCAAGTTCAACACCTTTCCGCCCTTCGAGATGATGGGCGCCTCCTACGACCTGGAGAACAACATCTGGGCCGGCTTCGCGCAGGATCGCGACGCCTGGCTGCCCGAGGACATCAAGCCTGCCGCGAGCGGGCCCGTCCTCTACTGGGCGGGGTGCACCGCCTCCTACGTGGAGCAGGACATCGCCCGCGGCGCGGCGCGCATCCTGAAGGAGGGGGGTATAGACTTCGCCTACCTGGGCAAGGACGAGACTTGCTGCGGCGTCCCCTTCCTCATGAGCGGCAAGTGGGACGTCTTCGAGAAAGCGGTGCGCAAGAACATCCGCAACATCAGGGAGCGGGGCGTGAAGACCATCTACACCTCATGCCCGGGGTGCTGGGTCACCCTGGCCCACCACTACCGGGAGTGGGCGGAGAAGCTGGGTCTGGAGTGGGACGTGGAGGTGAAGCACATCACCGAGGTCGCGGCGGAGCTGGTGAGGGACGGCAAGCTCAACTTCAAGCGGGAGATCCCCATGAAGGTCACCTGGCACGACCCCTGCCACATCGGGCGCCACGGCGGCATCTACGAGGAGCCTCGCGAGGTGCTCGAGGCCATCCCCGGCCTGGAGCTCACGGAGATGGAGCACAACCGCGAGGACGGCCTGTGCTGCGGGAGCGTGCTCACCCTGATCGGGGAGACCCGCCCCACCTCGGGGCGCATCGCCCACGCGCGCCTGGAGGAGGCGCGCGCCAGCGGTGCCGAGGCCGTCGTCACTACCTGCCCCTGCTGCGAGTTCCAGCTCAGGGTGTGGAACGCCGCCGAGGGTAACGGCATGAAGGTCCTGGACTTCGCGGCGGTGGTCGCCGAGGCCCTGGGCGAGGAGCTGGAGGACCCCGACCCCCGGGTGCAGGACTCCTGGGCGGTCTTCGACGTCATGATCCAGCTCATGACCCCCCAGGGCATGGCCGACTTCATGTGGGAATTCCTGGATTCCATCTCTCCCCTACTGGTCAGGGCCATGCGCCTGGGTCGGAAGCTGCCGGGTCCGCTGAAGAGGGCGATGTTCGCGGCGGCCGACCGCGCCATGCCCCCGCTGATGCCGAGGATGCTCCCGGTGATGATGCCCTGGATGTTGCCGCGCATGATGCCCCTCATGGAGGCGAAGATGCCCACCATGACCGAATCCATGCGCGAGCTCATGCCGGACATCCTGCCGCGGGTCATGGAGAGGATCATGCCCTACATGATGCCCCGCATCCTGAGATGCATGATGGGATGA